The Caretta caretta isolate rCarCar2 chromosome 5, rCarCar1.hap1, whole genome shotgun sequence genome contains a region encoding:
- the LOC125636420 gene encoding uncharacterized protein LOC125636420 gives MKDRGHNRDPKQCHVKLKELRQADQKTREANGRSGSEPQTCHFYDELHAVLGCSATTTPTVCFDSVNGEGGNTEAGFGDKEDDDEEVVDSSQQASGETGFPDSQELFLTLDLEPVPPEPTQGCLPDPPGGEGTSAACVSGSSPSQRLAKIRRQKTALAMKCSLTSCCPPTLTEHRRIRGGRQCQSAGKHKMNTRRSGGLKRCN, from the exons atgaaggacagaggccataacagggacccgaagcagtgccatgtgaaacttaaggagctgaggcaagccgaccagaaaaccagagaggcaaacggccgctctgggtcagagccccaaacatgccacttttatgatgagctgcatgctgtTTTAGggtgttcagccaccactaccccaaccgtctgctttgactccgtcaatggagagggaggcaacacggaagcaggttttggagacaaggaagatgatgatgaggaggttgtagatagctcacagcaagcaagtggagaaaccggttttcctgacagccaggaactgtttctcaccctggacctggagccagtaccccccgaacccacccaaggctgcctcccagacccgccaggcggagaagggacctctg ctgcgtGTGTttcaggatcttctccttcccagaggctagcgaagattagaaggcaaaaaacggcactcgcaatgaaatgttctctgacctcatgctgtcctcccacactgacagagcacagacgaatacgtggaggcagacaatgtcagagtgcaggaaagcacaaaatgaacacgaggagaagtggcgggctgaagaga TGCAACTGA